One window of Helicoverpa zea isolate HzStark_Cry1AcR chromosome 12, ilHelZeax1.1, whole genome shotgun sequence genomic DNA carries:
- the LOC124635355 gene encoding uncharacterized protein LOC124635355 yields MSDPENFSDADGKEMGTPVSCEVSKVGLPMRCPPFCPEEPAVWFAQIEGQFVLGRISSDTTKFYTVVTQLETKYAMQVKDIITKPPETNKYEKLKTELINRLSASQEKRIQQLLIHEELGDRRPSQFLRHLQNLAGPAGASDFVKSLWTNRLPQNIQTVIASQIADLPVEKLAEIADRVYEIVPCTPQVAATASTITAPDLVKEVSELTKQVARLSSQMNSKWRGRSRSRSQSRHNQRRYYRSRSNNSKTPQPPPNHPHCYYHYTFGDKANKCRQPCTFTSENAKGGR; encoded by the coding sequence atgtctgaTCCAGAAAATTTTTCTGACGCTGACGGTAAAGAAATGGGGACTCCCGTCTCTTGTGAAGTATCGAAAGTCGGACTTCCAATGCGTTGTCCGCCCTTTTGTCCGGAAGAGCCAGCTGTATGGTTCGCCCAAATAGAGGGCCAGTTTGTCCTAGGAAGAATAAGTAGCGATACGACAAAATTCTATACCGTGGTTACTCAACTAGAAACGAAGTACGCAATGCAGGTTAAAGACATTATCACAAAGCCGCCAGAGacaaataagtatgaaaaattaaaaactgaattaattaatcgtCTTTCTGCGTCACAGGAAAAGCGGATCCAGCAATTATTAATCCATGAGGAGCTAGGCGATCGCCGGCCTTCTCAGTTTCTACGGCATCTACAAAATTTAGCTGGACCCGCTGGAGCTTCGGATTTTGTGAAAAGTCTGTGGACTAACCGCTTGCCGCAAAATATACAGACAGTGATTGCTTCACAGATTGCCGACCTGCCGGTAGAAAAGCTAGCAGAGATTGCTGACCGGGTGTACGAAATTGTACCATGCACCCCGCAAGTCGCTGCCACCGCGTCCACCATCACCGCGCCGGACTTGGTCAAAGAAGTAAGCGAACTTACAAAACAAGTTGCCCGGCTGTCATCGCAAATGAACAGCAAGTGGAGAGGGCGCTCTCGCTCTCGCTCACAGTCTCGGCACAACCAAAGAAGGTATTATCGCAGTCGCTCTAATAACTCTAAGACTCCACAACCACCACCGAACCACCCGCATTGCTACTACCATTACACCTTTGGAGACAAGGCAAACAAGTGTAGACAACCATGCACATTTACGTCGGAAAACGCAAAGGGCGGTCGCTAG
- the LOC124635172 gene encoding protein cueball-like, whose translation MTSHQFKNLTALAYDALHDTLLILDQQTDNSSLYRFNFTSNDIELILTRKQIQSIVHDPAKDLLFWVQERNIFSIPLKSGSKCDVSDQNLVIELHDKIPSSIAVDSCEGFVYWTNKNIAKPTIERVRFDGTVREVVLDKDIHEPYRLVIDPQIKQMFWIDMRHNETHNHQIKTAYLNGTNDMNIAYGNGNIPKALTVSSQFIYSVEQGLLIHIYKMQKPNGDIHYVYESEPEGHPSLIIEAKYTLEEQTSGIQECEALTSLLQDNSENETSRRIISELESLICVHGEKTNATSCTCAPGYIGERCDVSVCQNYCIHGTCSVSDEGEPSCGCESGYSGARCDINMCFNYCLNNGVCYFTEENEPLCQCSGNYRGSRCEAIGNDTVSPAFSSGDKNYTLVDLLFNRRKLNGKLIVNFEVESSYLRF comes from the exons ATGACTAGCCACCAGTTTAAGAACCTCACGGCGTTAGCTTACGACGCACTCCACGACACGCTCCTGATCCTCGACCAACAGACAGACAACTCTTCCCTATACAGATTTAACTTCACATCCAACGACATCGAGCTCATACTTACCAGGAAACAGATCCAGAGTATAGTCCACGACCCAGCCAAGGATTTACTTTTCTGGGTCCAGGAAAGAAACATTTTCTCGATACCACTAAAGTCTGGATCTAAATGCGACGTCAGTGATCAAAATCTTGTAATTGAGTTACATGATAAAATCCCTAGTTCTATTGCAGTGGACAGTTGTGAAGG GTTTGTTTACTGGaccaacaaaaacattgcgaagCCTACAATAGAGAGAGTTCGATTTGATGGCACCGTAAGAGAAGTGGTGCTAGACAAGGATATCCATGAGCCTTATCGTCTTGTCATCGACCCTCAGATAAAGCAAATGTTCTGGATTGATATGAGACATAATGAAACCCATAATCATCAAATTAAGACAGCGTATTTGAATGGAACGAATGATATGAATATAGCATATGGTAATGGAAATATCCCAAAAGCATTGACTGTCTCaagtcaatttatttacagTGTCGAGCAAGgattattaatacatatttataaaatgcaGAAACCCAATGGGGACATTCACTATGTTTATGAATCTGAACCTGAAGGCCATCCATCATTGATAATCGAGGCCAAATATACGCTTGAAGAACAAACTAGTGGAATTCAGGAATGTGAAGCTTTAACTAGTTTGCTACAAGATAATTCAGAGAACGAAACCTCTCGTCGTATTATTTCGGAGCTCGAGAGCCTCATTTGTGTTCATGGTGAGAAGACTAATGCCACATCATGCACATGCGCGCCTGGCTACATCGGCGAGAGATGCGATGTGTCAGTCTGTCAGAACTATTGCATCCACGGCACCTGCAGTGTCAGTGATGAGGGGGAACCCTCTTGCGG ATGTGAGTCTGGTTATTCTGGAGCGAGGTGCGACATCAACATGTGCTTCAATTACTGTCTGAACAACGGTGTTTGTTACTTTACTGAAGAGAATGAACCACTCTGCCAATGCAGTGGAAATTACCGTGGTTCCAGATGTGAAGCTATCGGAAACGACACAGTTAGCCCTGCGTTCAGTTCAGGGGATAAAAACTATACTTTGGTCGATTTGTTGTTTAATCGGCGAAAACTAAATGGCAAATTGATTGTAAATTTTGAAGTTGAATCTTCATACTTAAGATTTTGA